From a region of the Flavobacterium branchiarum genome:
- the gcvH gene encoding glycine cleavage system protein GcvH, whose amino-acid sequence MNIPANLKYTKDHEWVSIEGDVATVGITHFAQKELGDIVYVEVETLDQTLDKDEVFGTVEAVKTVSDLFLPLSGEIIAFNENLESAPETVNSDPYGDGWMIKIKISNTSELDSLLSDEAYKELIGA is encoded by the coding sequence ATGAATATACCAGCAAATTTAAAGTACACAAAAGATCACGAATGGGTTAGCATTGAAGGTGATGTTGCAACAGTAGGAATTACTCATTTTGCACAAAAAGAATTAGGAGATATCGTTTATGTTGAAGTAGAGACTTTAGATCAAACACTTGATAAAGATGAAGTTTTTGGTACGGTTGAAGCTGTAAAAACAGTTTCAGATTTGTTCTTGCCTTTGTCTGGAGAGATTATTGCTTTTAATGAAAATTTAGAAAGTGCTCCAGAAACTGTAAACTCTGATCCTTATGGTGATGGTTGGATGATTAAAATTAAAATTTCAAATACATCAGAATTAGATTCTTTATTATCTGATGAAGCTTATAAAGAATTAATAGGTGCTTAA